A window of Desulfurella sp. contains these coding sequences:
- a CDS encoding flagellar biosynthesis anti-sigma factor FlgM encodes MKIIDVLGSNIDALTNQKKTQKNDTKQNIQFNDSKKNITQDSVNISDVAKFLANLSNMEVNHQKRLESVQKSYENGTYKPDLTELAKSILEALKNG; translated from the coding sequence ATGAAAATTATAGATGTACTCGGTTCAAATATAGATGCTCTAACAAACCAAAAGAAAACGCAAAAAAACGACACAAAACAAAACATACAATTTAATGACAGTAAAAAGAATATAACTCAAGATAGTGTAAATATATCTGATGTAGCAAAATTTCTTGCAAATCTGTCCAATATGGAAGTAAATCACCAAAAGCGTCTTGAATCAGTGCAAAAATCATATGAAAATGGCACATACAAACCAGACCTTACTGAACTGGCAAAAAGCATACTCGAGGCATTAAAAAATGGATAA
- the flgK gene encoding flagellar hook-associated protein FlgK — translation MPSIFDGLYIGASGLNVAQNALNITGNNIANANTPGYTRESPNIVEKYPQMTQIGAFGLGAQVNSIISARNQLLDNTLNQQLSLQSYYQTLNDQLTQVENLFNEQNNTGLNTALNNFFNSWQSLSSNPDLATARQQVIQSGLTLSQTIQSTYNSLQQLQNNLYSQMTSYVNQINTLAKNIANINYEIKLATLAPNQTANTLVDQRNQLIQQLQKIANVNVFNTYAPSNQNQALSTSQEDLTILIGGLPIVSGTTYNKLTTKTTNGQNNNVFFQDSIGNLTDITKQISQGSLGAVIQMASKKLPDYMNSLNTLSNTIINQVNILHSGGSGLSAYIQTQGTYGIISSTNPINQSEQAGVNLPIKDGTLSVNVYDSNNKLVNTISIPIDANDSFETISNQFNSAFSQYGISMTLSGITQGNVQIISNDGYKFSFAGDTSNFLAAIGINTFFTGTNASNISVNPVIVNDQSKIAAGKSILPGDNSNALAIANLQTQNVMISNTQTINQYYNAFLGKIGSDVQANQNLLSAQNALVTQTQNLVSSQEGVSLDEEAANLIKYQMAYQASARFISVIDQITQSLINMVQ, via the coding sequence ATGCCTTCTATTTTTGACGGTCTCTATATTGGTGCAAGCGGACTTAATGTTGCACAAAACGCACTAAACATAACTGGCAATAATATAGCAAATGCCAATACACCAGGGTATACCAGAGAATCTCCAAATATAGTTGAAAAATACCCACAAATGACTCAAATAGGCGCTTTTGGTTTAGGGGCACAGGTTAATTCAATTATATCTGCAAGAAACCAACTTTTAGATAATACGCTAAACCAGCAATTGAGTTTACAATCTTATTATCAAACGCTAAACGACCAACTAACGCAAGTGGAAAACTTATTTAATGAGCAAAACAATACTGGTTTAAACACTGCTTTAAATAATTTCTTTAACTCATGGCAATCACTTTCTTCAAATCCAGATTTAGCAACAGCACGCCAGCAAGTTATCCAAAGCGGTTTAACACTTTCTCAAACTATTCAATCAACATACAATTCACTGCAGCAATTGCAAAATAACCTTTACTCACAAATGACATCATATGTAAATCAAATTAATACTTTAGCTAAAAATATAGCAAATATAAACTACGAAATAAAACTAGCCACTCTTGCACCAAATCAAACTGCAAACACGCTTGTAGACCAAAGAAACCAGTTAATTCAACAGCTTCAAAAAATTGCAAATGTTAATGTGTTTAATACATATGCCCCATCTAATCAAAATCAAGCCTTATCAACTTCTCAAGAAGATTTAACAATATTGATTGGCGGTCTGCCAATTGTATCTGGCACTACTTACAATAAACTTACAACAAAAACCACTAATGGTCAAAATAACAATGTTTTTTTTCAAGATTCAATTGGAAACCTCACAGATATAACAAAACAGATATCCCAGGGTAGCCTTGGGGCTGTTATACAAATGGCTTCAAAAAAGCTTCCAGATTATATGAATAGCCTTAATACACTTTCAAATACTATAATAAATCAAGTAAACATCCTGCATTCAGGAGGAAGCGGCCTTAGCGCATATATACAAACACAGGGAACTTACGGTATCATAAGCTCAACAAACCCAATTAATCAATCGGAACAAGCTGGTGTTAACTTACCAATAAAAGATGGCACATTAAGTGTAAATGTTTACGATTCAAATAATAAATTAGTAAATACTATTTCTATACCGATCGACGCAAATGATAGTTTTGAAACCATTAGTAATCAATTCAATAGTGCTTTTTCTCAATATGGTATATCTATGACTCTATCTGGTATAACTCAAGGCAATGTCCAGATTATATCAAATGATGGCTATAAATTTTCATTTGCTGGCGATACTTCAAACTTTCTGGCTGCCATTGGTATAAATACTTTTTTTACCGGCACAAATGCTTCGAATATAAGCGTAAATCCTGTAATTGTAAATGACCAAAGCAAAATTGCAGCAGGAAAATCTATATTGCCTGGCGATAACTCAAATGCTTTGGCTATAGCAAACTTACAAACGCAAAATGTAATGATTTCAAACACGCAAACAATAAACCAATACTACAATGCATTTTTAGGCAAAATTGGCTCTGATGTCCAGGCAAACCAAAACCTTTTAAGTGCCCAAAACGCTCTTGTTACACAAACACAAAACTTAGTATCATCACAAGAAGGCGTATCATTAGATGAAGAAGCTGCAAATCTAATTAAATACCAGATGGCTTATCAAGCTTCTGCTCGATTTATAAGTGTAATTGATCAGATTACCCAATCACTTATTAATATGGTGCAGTAG
- the flgL gene encoding flagellar hook-associated protein FlgL has translation MRVTQDMLYGNFLSNINNVNTQLYNTQTQMATGKSINNLSDNPIALSQILTINDIQSRFEQYKSNINYANSLLSAQDTATQNISNLLQNSGSLVVQAANATNDIASNTAIAQQLQAVEAEIKNSANTMFGGSYLFSGFLTNTAPVQNITQQAAIINNPSNNAFQITTSKNFGDLNQFQSGTYTVNITSGKLSITDSNGNLIPISSDGIDRSSSGGDELSNSAEISNLLQTGGWFNTGRGVKIYIPKDASGGFTFSYSPGGNNVYMGDNNSLAIPYSDGLNTPVTINAKDMLYQQHQTLQSNNLLLNSSNDPATAQTKLLDLHLVNALSNVALQTGQKIVLTGTDHNGNIVSGPAFLVSANATVSQLLNYITHLSTQEILQNNTTLTLPDGTIANSTTTIGQLTNGSAIIIRGLSHSGVSTTISFSANTTVSAMLASIGRVFNVTATINHGIIQIADNKIGSSVLNIAMQTKTSSIPVFGLFNSISHGISNAFLGTVSATIQHGQIVIQDLRGGTSKLNLSINVVNSNSIKSAANIFGVFNTIQQGGGIDVFDAFDNAQAAILGQSVNQISKATGFSAGSTLIPIVSGYYTGNNSDTWTFSVSGESSGISFPHTITITNSKNQNIGKITMGVTSGIFQITVLDSKNNTIVSYSTHATSNNAITSFLNTTQIKLPDGLNLTLASQNVTPLLKDGDSFSIKLTNMLQQSITNIQNSLSQVDANRSVIGAYEQRMQLAQKRIENTSLSNAQTLSNLQDANYAKVISDYQREITIMQALLQSFAKINQLSLFNYI, from the coding sequence ATGAGAGTTACGCAAGATATGCTCTATGGCAACTTCTTATCAAATATAAACAATGTAAATACACAGCTTTATAACACTCAAACACAGATGGCAACAGGCAAAAGCATCAATAATCTATCGGATAACCCTATAGCACTTTCGCAAATTTTAACTATAAACGACATACAATCGCGCTTTGAGCAATATAAATCAAATATAAACTATGCAAACTCTTTGCTTTCTGCACAAGATACAGCAACGCAAAACATCAGTAATCTTTTGCAAAACTCTGGTTCTTTGGTTGTTCAAGCAGCAAATGCTACAAATGACATAGCAAGCAATACTGCTATTGCCCAACAACTCCAGGCAGTAGAAGCAGAAATAAAAAACAGTGCAAATACAATGTTTGGCGGTAGCTATTTATTTAGCGGCTTTTTAACAAACACAGCACCCGTGCAAAATATTACGCAACAGGCAGCTATTATAAATAATCCTTCAAACAATGCTTTTCAGATTACTACTTCAAAAAACTTTGGAGATTTAAACCAGTTTCAAAGTGGTACTTATACAGTTAATATTACTTCAGGAAAACTCTCAATTACAGATAGTAATGGAAATTTAATACCAATAAGCTCTGACGGAATTGATAGATCAAGCTCAGGGGGCGATGAGCTCTCAAATTCTGCAGAAATTTCAAATCTTTTACAAACTGGCGGTTGGTTTAATACAGGCAGAGGCGTAAAAATTTATATACCAAAAGACGCAAGTGGAGGTTTTACCTTTTCTTATTCTCCAGGTGGAAACAATGTCTATATGGGAGATAACAACAGTCTAGCCATACCATATTCTGATGGTTTAAATACACCAGTAACCATTAATGCTAAAGATATGCTTTATCAACAACATCAAACTCTTCAATCAAACAACTTGCTACTCAACTCTTCAAATGACCCTGCAACTGCCCAAACAAAGCTTTTAGATTTGCATCTTGTAAACGCTTTGTCAAATGTAGCCTTGCAAACGGGACAGAAGATAGTGCTAACAGGCACAGATCACAACGGTAATATTGTTTCTGGACCAGCTTTTTTAGTATCTGCTAATGCAACAGTATCTCAACTATTAAATTACATAACTCACCTTAGCACTCAAGAAATTTTACAAAATAATACAACTTTAACTCTTCCAGATGGTACAATTGCAAACAGTACTACAACTATTGGCCAACTTACAAATGGTAGCGCAATCATAATTAGAGGTTTAAGTCATTCTGGAGTGAGCACAACAATATCATTTTCTGCTAACACCACAGTTTCTGCAATGCTTGCAAGTATCGGTAGAGTATTTAATGTTACAGCTACCATAAACCATGGCATAATACAAATTGCAGATAATAAAATAGGCTCAAGTGTTTTAAATATTGCAATGCAAACAAAAACTTCATCAATTCCGGTATTTGGTTTATTTAACTCAATAAGCCACGGGATCTCAAACGCATTTTTAGGCACAGTGTCTGCAACTATCCAGCATGGTCAAATTGTAATACAAGACCTACGAGGTGGCACAAGCAAACTCAATTTATCAATTAATGTTGTTAATAGTAATAGCATAAAAAGCGCAGCTAATATTTTTGGCGTATTTAATACTATACAGCAAGGCGGTGGTATAGATGTATTTGATGCATTTGACAATGCCCAGGCTGCAATACTTGGGCAAAGTGTAAATCAAATCTCAAAAGCAACAGGCTTTAGTGCAGGCTCTACGCTTATACCAATAGTTTCTGGATACTATACAGGCAACAACTCAGATACATGGACATTTAGTGTATCTGGCGAATCAAGTGGTATTTCATTTCCACATACAATTACAATTACAAACTCAAAAAACCAAAATATCGGAAAAATCACAATGGGCGTTACAAGTGGTATATTTCAAATAACCGTTTTAGACTCAAAAAACAATACAATTGTTTCTTATTCGACACATGCAACTTCAAATAATGCTATTACAAGTTTTTTAAATACCACACAAATTAAGCTACCAGATGGATTAAATTTAACTTTGGCTTCACAGAATGTAACACCTTTATTAAAAGATGGTGATTCATTTTCCATTAAACTTACAAATATGCTTCAACAATCAATAACCAACATTCAAAACTCATTATCTCAAGTAGATGCAAATCGCTCAGTTATTGGTGCCTATGAGCAGCGTATGCAACTTGCGCAAAAGCGCATTGAAAATACTTCTTTATCTAATGCCCAAACACTATCAAACCTTCAGGATGCAAATTATGCAAAAGTAATTAGCGACTACCAAAGAGAAATTACAATTATGCAAGCTTTATTGCAAAGTTTTGCTAAAATTAACCAGCTAAGTCTATTTAACTATATATAA
- a CDS encoding radical SAM protein produces MLDIEKLVGTSCRLCPRNCKTNRNIETGLCKTNNRIEIASFNLHFGEEPPISGNYGSGTVFFAGCNMACVFCQNYPISQLKSAYKIIDEYALADIFLELQNRKAHNINLVTPSHFVHLICKSIEIARQKGFNIPVCYNTSSYDKVEVIEYLNDYVDIYLADLKYADDELSYKYSGVSDYFKVATRAIIKMQETKGPLILKNNLAVKGLIIRHLVLPNNIENSKKVLDWIANNINKPTISLMRQYFPAYKAFNYTELSKKLNNSQWNYILDYANKLDIGGYFQVA; encoded by the coding sequence TTGCTTGATATTGAAAAACTTGTAGGCACTTCTTGCAGATTGTGCCCAAGAAACTGCAAGACAAATCGCAATATAGAAACTGGTTTGTGTAAAACAAACAATAGAATTGAAATAGCGAGTTTTAATTTACATTTTGGCGAAGAACCTCCAATTAGCGGAAATTATGGTAGTGGTACTGTGTTTTTTGCAGGTTGCAATATGGCCTGTGTGTTTTGTCAAAATTATCCAATAAGTCAGTTAAAAAGCGCTTATAAAATAATTGATGAATATGCACTTGCTGATATTTTTTTAGAATTGCAAAATAGAAAAGCTCACAATATTAATTTGGTAACACCTTCCCATTTTGTTCATTTGATTTGCAAATCTATTGAAATTGCAAGGCAAAAAGGTTTTAACATACCAGTTTGTTACAATACAAGCTCTTATGATAAAGTGGAAGTTATTGAATATCTAAACGATTATGTTGATATTTATTTAGCTGATTTAAAATATGCAGATGATGAGTTATCTTACAAGTATTCTGGTGTGTCTGATTATTTTAAGGTAGCTACAAGAGCAATTATAAAAATGCAAGAAACAAAAGGTCCTTTAATATTAAAAAACAATTTGGCTGTAAAAGGATTAATTATAAGACATTTAGTTTTGCCAAATAATATCGAAAATTCAAAAAAAGTTTTGGATTGGATTGCAAATAATATAAACAAACCTACAATTTCTTTAATGAGACAGTATTTTCCTGCGTATAAAGCTTTTAATTACACTGAATTATCAAAAAAGCTAAATAATTCTCAGTGGAATTATATACTCGATTATGCCAATAAATTAGATATTGGCGGTTATTTCCAGGTAGCCTGA